In the Hordeum vulgare subsp. vulgare chromosome 7H, MorexV3_pseudomolecules_assembly, whole genome shotgun sequence genome, one interval contains:
- the LOC123407336 gene encoding transcription factor GTE8-like, producing the protein MKPEITSHLSKSGSNKPNTMTTQACKRRRSVYISSGSEDSGTDSEVEGNKRSQKSGTTSISSSENRPSSNNKAGSMNASKTRVCRNILGKLMDHPGGWLFHKPVDPDLFGIPDYFDVIRNPMDLGTVKKKLTNKSYLSTDDFAADVRLTFSNAMTYNPPGNQVHTVAEQLNIMFNSEWTSYERKWIDRNLKPVQLPMKVIKAHVAVNSKPVVSRGLAACPNSSAKNTLTNAISSKVKIKFCVRGSGQTLSKDVNETSLQAAGSKEGSLNHSIPGTKESGNTTKVQSSEHRVQSIGNESRSCSDTSTSPLSSYGQGDGSYLHAEPLSPTKALRAAMLKRRFAGTIVKAQQKALLDHGQQIDPAKLKLEKERLEKRQQEEKERIEAQVKAAEAAAQYKLDEELRKKREREREAARLALHMMKKTVDIDNSDFLKDLENISKKWELNPPAKLIVDFVDGMELPPGLGSPLERLGLFMKRDVEEEVEDEMEDSVSPPSVDVDSISPPSVDVGSISSPSVDVESILPPSVDMHIDGEEGEIGCCG; encoded by the exons ATGAAGCCTGAAATTACTTCTCATTTGTCAAAATCAGGAAGTAATAAACCAAACACAATGACCACGCAAGCCTGTAAGAGGCGGAGGTCAGTTTATATAAGCAGCGGGTCGGAAGATTCTGGCACCGATTCAGAGGTTGAGGGAAATAAACGGTCTCAAAAATCTGGGACGACGTCAATTTCTTCATCTGAGAACCGACCATCTTCTAACAACAAGGCTGGAAGCATGAATGCGAGCAAGACAAGGGTCTGTAGAAATATTCTGGGGAAGCTCATGGATCACCCAGGTGGTTGGCTTTTCCATAAACCGGTTGATCCAGACCTATTTGGCATTCCTGATTACTTTGATgttatccgcaatccaatggacttgGGCACTGTCAAGAAGAAACTCACAAACAAGAGTTATTTGAGCACCGATGACTTCGCAGCAGATGTGAGACTAACATTTTCAAATGCAATGACGTACAATCCTCCTGGAAATCAGGTTCACACAGTAGCTGAACAGCTGAATATAATGTTCAATTCGGAATGGACATCATATGAAAGAAAATGGATAGACAGAAATCTGAAGCCAGTGCAGTTGCCGATGAAGGTAATTAAGGCTCATGTGGCTGTCAATTCAAAGCCAGTGGTTTCTAGAGGGCTGGCCGCATGCCCAAATTCATCTGCAAAGAACACATTGACAAATGCAATATCCTCCAAA GTAAAAATTAAGTTTTGTGTCCGTGGCTCGGGGCAGACCTTATCCAAAGATGTGAACG AGACATCTTTGCAAGCAGCTGGTAGCAAAGAGGGTTCTTTAAACCATTCCATCCCAGGCACCAAG GAGAGCGGTAACACAACTAAGGTCCAGTCAAGTGAGCACAGAGTTCAGTCGATTG GAAATGAATCACGGTCTTGCAGTGATACTTCAACTTCGCCTCTTTCTTCCTATGGACAAG GAGACGGAAGTTATTTACATGCTGAACCTTTGTCACCAACTAAGGCCCTTCGTGCGGCAATGCTTAAGAGACGTTTTGCTGGAACAATTGTGAAGGCACAGCAGAAGGCACTTCTGGACCAT GGGCAGCAAATAGACCCTGCAAAATTAAAGTTGGAAAAGGAAAGGCTGGAAAAAAGGCAACAAGAAG AGAAAGAAAGGATCGAGGCCCAGGTGAAGGCCGCTGAAGCTGCTGCACAGTACAAGTTAGATGAAGAACTAAGGAAGAAGAGGGAGCGAGAAAGAGAGGCTGCGCGCCTGGCACTACACATG ATGAAGAAGACTGTCGACATTGACAACAGCGACTTCCTAAAGGACCTGGAAAACATCAGCAAGAAGTGGGAACTGAACCCTCCGGCCAAACTAATCGTGGACTTCGTCGACGGGATGGAGCTTCCACCCGGCCTTGGAAGCCCGCTGGAGAGGCTTGGGCTCTTCATGAAGAGAGACGTCGAAGAAGAGGTCGAAGATGAAATGGAGGACAGCGTATCACCACCTTCTGTGGATGTCGACAGCATATCACCACCCTCCGTGGACGTTGGCAGCATATCATCACCCTCGGTGGATGTCGAAAGCATATTACCACCCTCGGTGGATATGCATATCgacggggaggaaggagagatcggCTGCTGTGGGTAG